The Streptomyces tendae genome has a window encoding:
- a CDS encoding peptidoglycan D,D-transpeptidase FtsI family protein: MNRTIRRASVFTLLLVLALLVRATWVQFYEGRALADDKDNRRNAIETYAEPLGNIVVGGEAITGSARTKGGDLAYKRTYTNGPLYAAVTGYASQAYAPTQLEGIYADLLNGTDTRLKTVMDTVTDRRAGPGNVVTTIDPAVQKAAYEALGDKKGAAVAIDPETGRILAAVSTPSYDPTALTDANTAGEAWTRLNADKDKPLTNRALRQPLPPGSTFKLVVAAAALEDGLYASVDAPTDSPDPYPLPGTSRDLGNENPSAPCENASIRVGLQYSCNNVFGKMAVDLGQDKVRAMAEKFGFNDEKQDVPVRAYPSVYPSDMDKAQTALSGIGQFDVTATPLQIAMVSAALANGGELMSPHMVSRVTDSGGDVLEDHDEDASARRIVSGSTAEQLRSAMETVVSEGTGTNAQISGATVGGKTGTAQHGENNSKTPYAWFTSYGESDSNGRKVAVAVLVEQSDAARSEVSGNGLAAPIARATMKAALHD; encoded by the coding sequence ATGAACAGGACCATCAGGCGTGCCTCCGTCTTCACCCTGCTCCTGGTGCTCGCCCTGCTGGTGCGGGCGACCTGGGTGCAGTTCTACGAGGGCCGGGCACTGGCGGACGACAAGGACAACCGGCGCAACGCGATCGAGACGTACGCGGAGCCGCTCGGGAACATCGTCGTGGGCGGTGAGGCGATCACCGGCTCGGCGCGGACGAAGGGCGGCGACCTCGCGTACAAGCGCACCTACACGAACGGACCGCTGTACGCGGCGGTGACGGGCTACGCCTCGCAGGCCTACGCCCCGACCCAGCTGGAGGGCATCTACGCGGACCTGCTCAACGGCACCGACACCCGGCTGAAGACGGTGATGGACACCGTCACCGACCGGCGGGCCGGCCCGGGGAACGTGGTGACGACGATCGACCCGGCGGTGCAGAAGGCGGCGTACGAGGCGCTCGGCGACAAGAAGGGCGCCGCGGTGGCCATCGACCCGGAGACGGGCCGGATCCTCGCCGCGGTGTCCACCCCGTCGTACGACCCGACGGCGCTGACCGACGCGAACACCGCGGGTGAGGCCTGGACGCGGCTCAACGCGGACAAGGACAAGCCGCTGACCAACCGCGCGCTGCGCCAGCCCCTGCCGCCGGGCTCGACGTTCAAGCTGGTCGTGGCGGCGGCCGCGCTGGAGGACGGCCTGTACGCGTCGGTGGACGCCCCGACCGACAGCCCCGATCCCTACCCGCTGCCGGGCACGAGCAGGGACCTCGGCAACGAGAACCCGTCCGCGCCCTGCGAGAACGCCTCGATCCGGGTCGGGCTGCAGTACTCCTGCAACAACGTCTTCGGGAAGATGGCCGTCGACCTGGGGCAGGACAAGGTGCGGGCGATGGCGGAGAAGTTCGGCTTCAACGACGAGAAGCAGGACGTGCCGGTGCGGGCCTACCCGAGCGTCTACCCCTCGGACATGGACAAGGCGCAGACCGCGCTCAGCGGCATCGGCCAGTTCGACGTGACGGCGACGCCGCTGCAGATCGCGATGGTCTCCGCGGCCCTCGCCAACGGCGGTGAGCTGATGTCGCCGCACATGGTGTCCCGGGTGACCGACAGCGGCGGCGACGTGCTGGAGGACCACGACGAGGACGCGTCGGCCCGGCGGATCGTCAGCGGGTCGACCGCCGAGCAGCTCCGGTCGGCGATGGAGACGGTGGTCTCGGAGGGCACGGGCACCAACGCGCAGATCTCCGGCGCCACGGTGGGCGGCAAGACCGGCACGGCGCAGCACGGCGAGAACAACAGCAAGACGCCGTACGCCTGGTTCACCTCGTACGGCGAGTCGGACTCGAACGGCAGGAAGGTCGCCGTGGCGGTCCTGGTCGAGCAGTCCGACGCGGCCCGCTCGGAGGTCAGCGGCAACGGCCTGGCGGCCCCGATCGCCAGGGCAACGATGAAGGCAGCCCTCCACGACTGA
- a CDS encoding GNAT family N-acetyltransferase: protein MDVALRPVHDSDLPVFYRQMNDPEALRMAAFTPEDPADRDRFDAHWAHIRSSPGIVARTVLADGDVVGTASVYGEAGEREVTYWIDRACWGKGIATAALRALLAEVTDRPLYARVAEDNAGSLRVLRKCGFEVTGKARAYAPGRGAETDELVLGLER from the coding sequence GTGGACGTCGCCCTGCGCCCGGTGCACGACAGCGACCTGCCCGTCTTCTACCGGCAGATGAACGACCCGGAGGCGCTGCGCATGGCCGCCTTCACCCCGGAGGACCCCGCCGACCGGGACCGCTTCGACGCCCACTGGGCGCACATCCGCAGCTCGCCCGGGATCGTGGCGCGCACCGTCCTCGCGGACGGCGACGTGGTGGGGACGGCGTCCGTCTACGGCGAGGCGGGCGAGCGTGAGGTGACGTACTGGATCGACCGCGCCTGTTGGGGCAAGGGCATCGCCACGGCCGCGCTGCGCGCCCTGCTGGCGGAGGTGACCGACCGTCCGCTGTACGCGCGCGTGGCCGAGGACAACGCGGGCTCGCTGCGGGTGCTGCGCAAGTGCGGCTTCGAGGTCACCGGGAAGGCCAGGGCGTACGCGCCGGGGCGGGGTGCGGAGACCGACGAGCTGGTGCTCGGACTGGAGCGCTGA
- a CDS encoding IclR family transcriptional regulator, which produces MSAGETGGGAQVKSAVRTVELLEYFAGRPGMHSLAAVQEAVGYPKSSLYMLLRTLVDLGWVETDATGTRYGIGVRALLVGTSYIDGDEVVAAARPTLDRLSDDTTETIHLARLDGTNVVYLATRQSQHYLRPFTRVGRRLPAHSTSLGKALLSTYTDEQVRKMLPETLPALTENTITDREKLIEELHQVREQGFAVDREENTLGLRCFGVAIPYRTPARDAISCSVPVARLTPAHEQMVKDALFDARDRLTLATRRL; this is translated from the coding sequence ATGTCGGCTGGCGAGACAGGCGGCGGGGCGCAGGTCAAGTCCGCGGTGCGGACCGTTGAACTGCTCGAATACTTCGCCGGGCGCCCCGGGATGCACTCCCTGGCGGCGGTCCAGGAGGCCGTCGGCTACCCCAAGTCCAGCCTGTACATGCTGCTGCGCACGCTGGTCGACCTCGGCTGGGTGGAGACGGACGCGACGGGCACCCGGTACGGCATCGGCGTGCGGGCGCTGCTGGTCGGCACGTCGTACATCGACGGGGACGAGGTCGTCGCGGCGGCCCGGCCCACGCTGGACCGGCTCTCCGACGACACCACCGAGACCATCCATCTGGCGCGCCTCGACGGCACCAACGTCGTCTACCTCGCCACCCGCCAGTCCCAGCACTACCTGCGCCCCTTCACCCGGGTCGGCCGCCGGCTGCCCGCCCACTCGACGTCGCTGGGCAAGGCGCTGCTGAGCACGTACACGGACGAGCAGGTGCGCAAGATGCTCCCCGAGACCCTGCCCGCGCTCACCGAGAACACCATCACCGACCGGGAGAAGCTCATCGAGGAGCTGCACCAGGTGCGGGAGCAGGGCTTCGCCGTGGACCGCGAGGAGAACACGCTGGGGCTGCGCTGCTTCGGTGTGGCGATCCCCTACCGCACGCCCGCGCGGGACGCCATCAGCTGCTCGGTGCCCGTCGCCCGGCTCACCCCGGCGCACGAACAGATGGTGAAGGACGCCCTGTTCGACGCCCGCGACCGGCTGACCCTGGCCACCCGGAGGCTCTGA